A single Macrobrachium nipponense isolate FS-2020 chromosome 5, ASM1510439v2, whole genome shotgun sequence DNA region contains:
- the LOC135215216 gene encoding perlucin-like protein: MKCIVSSTGNKNQSAMFCRLVSFLSALAMVAAQCPDPYVPLDETRCILLDAFVTYKYDDAISYCNGHGGTILTINDCETFGLIYDFIHTEVGTANHHYWLGASDAAQEGTWKFVNNLPVPMGTPFWGPNQPTQSTTSNCAILHYNYQHKWYEIACTNAYNVICLRNL; this comes from the exons ATGAAATGCATCGTTTCCTCGACAGGCAATAAAAATCAGTCAGCCATGTTCTGCCGCTTGGTCTCGTTTCTGTCAGCGCTCGCAATGGTTGCAG CTCAGTGTCCAGACCCTTATGTTCCACTCGACGAAACGAGGTGTATTTTATTGGATGCTTTCGTCACTTACAAATATGATGACGCGATCAGCTACTGCAACGGTCATGGCGGTACAATCCTTACTATCAACGACTGCGAGACATTCGGATTGATATACGATTTCATTCACACCGAAG TTGGGACGGCGAACCATCATTACTGGCTTGGTGCCAGTGACGCTGCTCAGGAGGGAACATGGAAATTTGTCAACAACCTACCAGTGCCAATGGGTACCCCATTCTGGGGTCCAAACCAGCCTACGCAGAGTACAACAAGCAACTGTGCAATCCTCCACTATAATTACCAGCACAAGTGGTACGAAATCGCTTGTACCAACGCTTACAACGTCATTTGTCTCAGaaatctttaa